One region of Thermococcus sp. MAR1 genomic DNA includes:
- the glnA gene encoding type I glutamate--ammonia ligase: protein MNDLSTFGVRGGLESKGPRFLQLIFVDINGVPKGMEVPIERYDEAIEEGISFDGSSIPGFEGIEDSDLIFKADPSTYAEAPWEGVSRVYGYIYKGDKPYPADPRGVLRDALEELEKAGFKAYIGPEPEFYLFRKNGSWELQIPDSGGYFDLVTLDKARGIRREIALHMSAFGLVPEVLHHEVGKAQHEIDFRYDEALKTADNIISFKHIVKATAEVHGLYATFMPKPLYGFPGNGMHLHISLWEDGKNAFVGDDGLSETALHFLGGLLTHAKALTAITNPTVNSYKRLVPGYEAPVYISWGYRNRSALIRVPAFWGNGARIEYRCPDPSANPYLAFAAILMAGLDGIKKKIEPKAYVEENVYEMDDSRREDLGIDTLPESLGEALEWLKGDKVVRKALGGAYRNFMSYKEREWEGYLEYLGAKGLPKGTKKVTEWELERYFHV from the coding sequence ATGAACGATTTGAGCACGTTCGGTGTGAGAGGTGGACTTGAATCAAAGGGTCCGAGGTTCCTCCAGCTCATCTTCGTGGACATCAACGGCGTTCCGAAGGGCATGGAGGTTCCAATAGAGAGATACGATGAAGCTATAGAAGAAGGGATATCTTTTGACGGCTCCTCCATTCCTGGATTCGAGGGGATAGAGGACAGCGATTTAATTTTCAAAGCGGACCCCTCAACCTACGCCGAAGCCCCATGGGAAGGTGTCTCCAGGGTCTACGGATACATATACAAGGGAGATAAACCCTATCCCGCGGACCCGAGGGGCGTCCTAAGGGATGCCCTTGAAGAACTTGAAAAGGCAGGATTCAAGGCGTATATCGGGCCAGAACCCGAGTTTTACCTCTTCAGGAAGAACGGTTCTTGGGAGCTTCAGATACCCGACAGCGGCGGCTACTTCGACCTGGTTACTCTCGACAAAGCCAGGGGCATACGCAGGGAGATAGCGCTCCACATGTCAGCCTTCGGACTCGTTCCGGAGGTTCTCCACCATGAGGTTGGAAAGGCCCAGCATGAGATAGACTTCCGCTATGACGAAGCGCTCAAAACTGCCGACAACATAATCAGCTTCAAGCACATAGTGAAGGCTACTGCCGAAGTCCACGGTCTCTACGCCACGTTCATGCCCAAACCCCTCTATGGATTTCCCGGCAACGGAATGCACCTTCACATAAGCCTCTGGGAGGACGGGAAGAACGCGTTCGTCGGTGACGATGGGCTCAGCGAAACGGCGCTTCACTTCCTCGGTGGCCTGCTCACCCATGCGAAAGCCCTGACGGCGATAACGAATCCGACGGTGAACAGCTACAAGCGCCTCGTTCCCGGCTACGAGGCCCCGGTATACATAAGCTGGGGATACAGGAACAGGAGCGCACTGATAAGGGTTCCAGCCTTCTGGGGCAACGGGGCCAGGATAGAGTACCGCTGCCCGGATCCAAGCGCCAACCCCTATCTGGCCTTTGCCGCGATACTAATGGCAGGGCTGGATGGTATAAAAAAGAAAATCGAACCAAAGGCATACGTGGAAGAAAACGTCTACGAGATGGACGACTCCCGGCGTGAGGACCTCGGCATAGACACGCTTCCAGAAAGCCTCGGTGAAGCCCTGGAGTGGCTGAAGGGAGATAAAGTTGTCAGGAAAGCCCTGGGAGGGGCGTACAGGAATTTCATGAGCTACAAGGAGCGCGAGTGGGAGGGATACCTAGAATACCTCGGCGCCAAGGGTCTCCCGAAGGGAACAAAGAAGGTAACCGAGTGGGAGCTGGAGAGGTACTTCCACGTCTAG
- a CDS encoding ABC transporter ATP-binding protein: MAEPILKVENLKKYFPIKRGFIDTIKGAPQKKVHAVDGISFEIYKQQVFALVGESGCGKSTTGKLIVKLLEPTDGRIYLEGKDVTDIKTKEEILDYRRHVQIIFQDPFSSMNPRFRIFDILEEPLLIHGIGETKAEREELIYKALEMVKITPPEDYVGRFPHMLSGGQRQRVAIARALILNPTFIVADEPVSMLDVSIRAEILELMKELKEKMGVTYLYITHDMSTARYFADWMAVMYLGRIVEMGPVEKVIDNPLHPYTRALLAAVPEPKPERRNIIKELPIRGEVPNAVDIPPGCRFHPRCIYAQKGLCDTKHPQLVEYEHNHWAECHLVGKY; encoded by the coding sequence ATGGCGGAGCCGATACTTAAAGTTGAGAACCTCAAGAAGTACTTCCCGATCAAGAGGGGATTCATAGACACGATCAAGGGTGCCCCGCAGAAGAAGGTCCACGCGGTGGACGGCATCAGCTTTGAGATATACAAGCAGCAGGTCTTTGCACTCGTCGGTGAGAGCGGTTGTGGTAAGTCTACCACAGGGAAGCTGATCGTTAAGCTTCTCGAACCCACTGACGGTAGGATATACCTGGAAGGAAAGGACGTCACGGACATCAAGACCAAGGAGGAAATCCTTGACTACAGAAGGCACGTGCAGATAATATTCCAGGACCCGTTCAGCTCGATGAACCCGAGGTTCAGGATATTCGACATCCTTGAGGAGCCGCTCCTCATACACGGCATAGGTGAAACCAAAGCCGAGCGTGAGGAGCTCATCTACAAGGCCCTTGAAATGGTTAAGATAACCCCACCAGAAGACTACGTCGGCAGGTTCCCGCACATGCTCTCCGGCGGTCAGAGGCAGCGTGTCGCTATAGCCAGGGCACTGATACTCAACCCGACCTTCATCGTCGCCGACGAGCCGGTCTCGATGCTCGACGTTTCAATCCGTGCCGAGATCCTCGAGCTGATGAAGGAGCTCAAGGAGAAGATGGGCGTCACCTACCTCTACATCACCCACGACATGTCAACGGCAAGGTACTTCGCCGACTGGATGGCGGTCATGTACCTCGGAAGGATAGTCGAGATGGGGCCGGTCGAGAAGGTCATTGACAACCCGCTCCACCCGTACACCAGGGCACTACTTGCGGCCGTTCCAGAGCCGAAGCCTGAGCGCAGGAACATCATCAAGGAACTGCCGATCAGGGGTGAGGTGCCCAACGCCGTCGACATTCCACCTGGATGCCGCTTCCACCCGAGGTGTATCTACGCCCAGAAGGGACTCTGCGACACCAAGCACCCGCAGCTCGTCGAGTACGAGCACAACCACTGGGCCGAGTGCCACCTCGTTGGCAAGTACTGA
- a CDS encoding DUF61 family protein gives MPRAEDILNREIARVNLHLPASRPTLEELLNEDEPRVRLRDGSYHYFKRSELEYLLSLLDKGEEERLRIPIVLEISTLYRGYFRVRGRVEVKVMDKILGTYDILEEKAEELYPRYLLPKIRKALPTTTTYAFVTE, from the coding sequence ATGCCGAGGGCAGAGGACATACTAAACAGGGAGATAGCCAGGGTGAACCTCCACCTTCCCGCCAGCAGGCCCACACTGGAGGAGTTGCTCAACGAGGATGAACCCCGGGTCAGACTGAGGGATGGGAGCTATCACTACTTCAAACGCTCCGAGCTGGAGTACCTTCTCTCCCTCCTCGATAAGGGTGAGGAGGAGCGTCTCAGGATACCCATAGTGCTGGAGATAAGCACCCTCTACAGGGGGTATTTTAGGGTTAGGGGACGAGTGGAGGTTAAGGTCATGGACAAAATCCTCGGTACCTACGATATCCTGGAGGAGAAGGCGGAGGAGCTGTATCCTAGGTACCTCCTTCCGAAAATCAGAAAAGCCCTCCCGACGACAACGACCTACGCCTTCGTAACGGAGTGA
- a CDS encoding EamA family transporter: MKRGYIFVFLAASMWGTLGIFAKYLDGFGMTPFTMVFYRVFFAVVLLAAYLRFRGTGFSLERSRLRFYALYGFFSIFLFYTLYFYTVTISSVSFAVLLLYTAPVYSIILGRLAFNEPMVREKIAALAMVMLGVLLVNWGDMQFSTKALIFGLLTGLTYALYGVLAKFAVRDDEPEKALFYTLLFGMLYLLPLTDFSVPSGAVPYLFALAFFPTFLGYILYNHALKEIEVSRASIVATIEPVVAITLAFLLFGETLTFEQLIGAGLIIGGSTLVHLKEKEKPEEVLEEIH, translated from the coding sequence ATGAAACGAGGCTACATTTTCGTTTTTCTAGCCGCCTCCATGTGGGGGACGCTGGGCATATTCGCCAAGTACCTCGACGGCTTCGGGATGACACCCTTTACTATGGTGTTCTATCGCGTTTTCTTCGCCGTAGTTCTGCTGGCGGCCTATCTTCGCTTCAGAGGTACCGGATTCTCCCTCGAACGCTCCCGCCTTAGGTTCTACGCCCTCTACGGCTTCTTCAGCATCTTTCTCTTCTACACGCTGTACTTCTACACAGTAACGATATCATCGGTATCCTTCGCCGTTCTGCTCCTCTACACCGCCCCTGTGTATTCAATAATCTTAGGCAGGCTGGCCTTCAACGAGCCCATGGTGAGGGAGAAAATCGCCGCCCTGGCGATGGTTATGCTTGGCGTTCTCCTCGTGAACTGGGGGGACATGCAGTTCTCCACCAAGGCGCTGATATTTGGACTGCTAACCGGTCTAACCTATGCTCTCTACGGCGTTCTTGCGAAGTTTGCTGTTAGGGACGATGAGCCCGAGAAAGCGCTCTTCTACACGCTCCTCTTTGGCATGCTGTACCTCCTGCCCTTAACGGACTTCTCGGTACCATCGGGCGCAGTTCCGTATCTGTTTGCTCTGGCGTTCTTCCCGACATTCCTGGGGTACATACTCTACAACCACGCCCTAAAGGAGATTGAGGTGAGCAGGGCCAGCATAGTCGCCACAATTGAACCGGTGGTTGCGATAACCCTGGCGTTCCTGCTCTTCGGTGAGACCCTCACCTTCGAACAGCTAATCGGGGCTGGTCTTATAATAGGTGGCTCGACGCTGGTGCACCTGAAGGAGAAAGAAAAGCCTGAGGAAGTGCTCGAAGAGATCCACTAG
- a CDS encoding ABC transporter ATP-binding protein has protein sequence MAKNVLEVKDLKMYYFTSKGVVKAVDNISFNLKKGEVLGLAGESGCGKSSLGFTLMGMPTPPGKIVSGSVKIDGREIVGLPEDVLRKEIRWQKISMIFQGAMNALNPVYTVGYQMTEPLMLHKGMSKDDALDRAQKYLELVGLDPEIVYRYPHELSGGMKQRVIIATALLLEPEVVIADEPTTALDVVVQAQIINLMKKLKKELGLSMIFITHDLSILAEISDRVAIMYAGKIVEIGDSEKVYYEPAHPYTQKLLAAIPRLHEDVEKLEFIPGQPPNLITPPKGCRFHPRCPYAMQVCKEQEPELKEVDKDHYAACWLL, from the coding sequence ATGGCTAAGAACGTGCTCGAAGTTAAGGACCTCAAGATGTATTACTTCACCAGCAAGGGTGTCGTCAAGGCCGTCGACAACATCTCGTTCAACCTCAAAAAGGGTGAAGTGCTGGGACTTGCCGGTGAGAGCGGATGCGGCAAGTCCTCCCTTGGTTTTACCCTTATGGGAATGCCGACTCCTCCGGGCAAGATCGTCAGCGGCAGTGTGAAGATTGACGGAAGGGAGATAGTCGGCCTCCCGGAGGATGTCCTCAGGAAGGAGATTCGCTGGCAGAAGATATCAATGATATTCCAGGGTGCAATGAACGCCCTCAATCCGGTCTACACAGTTGGCTATCAGATGACCGAGCCGCTCATGCTCCACAAGGGAATGAGCAAGGATGATGCCCTTGACAGGGCTCAGAAGTACCTCGAGCTCGTCGGTCTTGACCCGGAAATAGTTTACCGCTACCCGCACGAGCTCTCAGGTGGTATGAAGCAGCGTGTCATCATTGCAACCGCCCTCCTGCTTGAGCCGGAGGTCGTTATCGCGGACGAGCCGACAACGGCCCTTGACGTCGTTGTTCAGGCGCAGATCATCAACCTCATGAAGAAGCTAAAGAAGGAGCTCGGCCTCTCGATGATATTCATCACCCACGACCTTAGTATACTCGCCGAGATCAGCGACAGGGTCGCGATAATGTACGCGGGTAAGATAGTTGAGATAGGCGACAGCGAGAAGGTCTACTACGAGCCGGCCCATCCGTACACACAGAAGCTCCTCGCGGCAATACCGAGGCTCCACGAGGACGTTGAGAAGCTGGAGTTCATCCCAGGACAGCCGCCCAACCTCATCACGCCGCCGAAGGGATGCCGCTTCCACCCGAGGTGCCCCTACGCAATGCAGGTTTGTAAGGAGCAGGAACCCGAGCTGAAGGAAGTTGATAAGGACCACTACGCCGCATGCTGGCTGCTGTGA
- a CDS encoding ABC transporter permease, translated as MRWVDVKEGFKEFLEEFKREKTGIAGVILLIILVLVALTAPYTTMPNLPEKWRSSAYWEDNPKNVPPSWYNMFTSQKLVPQEVYYANDLKISHPSDTVTIVEADYQFPDGYILGPQGIIIRGLNVTLNAPSQVPTMDIYLLRPDGKSIPLLKNKQLSSGTTISIGRDSTISTNVYIWLVNVTEGREITMFEVPLETILISDMVAPMFAKVEPGMNVSDIIGNPQPLNGQYKLIMKINNPAPKQNQVIYDNLKVTFLGRSYGTMGTDYLGRDLWAGIIWGSRVSLTIGVLVSVLSTIIGLVYGVTSAYLGGNADEFMMRINEIFASIPSLPILILIGATLGHVTLWFIVVLLVIFGWMGIARIARSMALQIKEQTYIEAARALGAGNGRIIFKHILPQLLPYAFAVIALSVPGAVIAEASLSFLGIGDPSAVTWGQILNAAQAQSATTKGYWWWVLPPGLGIAVVGLTFVLIGTALDKILNPRLRRL; from the coding sequence ATGAGATGGGTCGACGTCAAAGAAGGATTTAAGGAATTCCTTGAAGAGTTTAAGAGGGAGAAGACCGGCATAGCCGGTGTTATTCTCCTCATCATCCTTGTCTTGGTTGCACTCACGGCCCCCTACACGACTATGCCCAACCTCCCCGAGAAGTGGAGAAGCTCCGCCTACTGGGAGGACAACCCAAAGAACGTTCCTCCGAGCTGGTACAACATGTTCACCTCCCAGAAGCTCGTTCCACAGGAGGTTTACTACGCCAACGACCTCAAGATCAGCCACCCGAGCGACACAGTGACCATAGTTGAGGCGGATTACCAGTTCCCCGATGGTTATATCCTCGGTCCCCAGGGAATCATTATCAGGGGTCTGAACGTCACGCTGAACGCTCCATCCCAAGTACCGACGATGGACATATACCTCCTGAGACCCGACGGGAAGAGCATTCCCCTTCTCAAAAACAAGCAGCTCAGCTCCGGCACCACGATCTCCATAGGTAGGGACAGCACAATCTCGACCAATGTGTACATCTGGCTCGTGAACGTTACTGAGGGCAGGGAGATAACTATGTTCGAGGTTCCCCTTGAGACGATCCTCATCAGCGACATGGTCGCCCCGATGTTCGCCAAGGTCGAGCCGGGCATGAACGTGAGCGATATCATAGGCAACCCACAGCCGCTCAACGGCCAGTACAAGCTCATAATGAAGATCAACAACCCCGCTCCAAAGCAGAACCAGGTTATCTACGACAACCTCAAGGTCACCTTCCTCGGAAGAAGCTACGGGACTATGGGTACCGACTACCTGGGAAGGGATCTCTGGGCAGGAATCATCTGGGGTAGCAGGGTCTCCCTGACAATCGGTGTCCTCGTCTCGGTTCTCAGCACCATAATCGGTCTCGTTTACGGAGTCACCAGTGCCTACCTGGGAGGAAACGCCGACGAGTTCATGATGCGTATCAACGAAATATTCGCTTCAATACCGAGCCTGCCGATACTTATCCTCATAGGAGCCACTCTGGGACACGTCACCCTATGGTTCATAGTCGTACTGCTGGTCATATTCGGATGGATGGGAATAGCAAGGATTGCGAGAAGTATGGCACTCCAGATCAAGGAGCAGACGTACATCGAGGCGGCGAGAGCCCTCGGTGCCGGCAACGGAAGGATAATCTTCAAGCACATTCTCCCACAGCTGCTCCCGTACGCCTTTGCTGTCATAGCCCTCAGCGTTCCGGGCGCGGTTATAGCAGAGGCTTCACTGAGCTTCCTCGGTATAGGTGACCCGAGCGCAGTAACCTGGGGACAGATACTCAACGCGGCCCAGGCGCAGTCGGCGACGACCAAGGGCTACTGGTGGTGGGTCCTTCCACCCGGGCTTGGAATCGCTGTCGTCGGCCTTACCTTCGTGCTGATAGGTACGGCCCTCGATAAGATACTCAACCCGAGGCTCAGGAGGCTGTGA
- a CDS encoding NAD+ synthase, whose product MRELDYGAAVERIKEFIREKVEGAGVDGVVVGISGGIDSATVAYLAVRALGKDKVLGLIMPYYENSDLEDARLVCESLGIEYKVVNIKPIVDEFERAVGRLDTKSRGNIMARTRMVLLYAHANAMNRLVLGTSNRSEFLTGYFTKWGDGASDYAPLINLYKTEVWEIAKLLGVPERIITKKPSAGLWGGQTDEDELGISYRLLDEILWRMVDLGMEKDEIARELGISIERVEYVERLVRGSEHKRRLPVGPVL is encoded by the coding sequence ATGAGGGAGCTTGATTACGGCGCCGCCGTTGAGAGGATAAAAGAGTTCATCCGTGAGAAGGTCGAAGGAGCCGGCGTTGATGGTGTCGTCGTCGGGATAAGCGGGGGCATAGACAGCGCTACAGTTGCATACCTCGCCGTAAGGGCACTTGGAAAAGATAAGGTTCTCGGCCTGATAATGCCGTACTATGAGAACAGCGACCTTGAAGATGCCAGGCTCGTTTGCGAGAGCCTGGGGATTGAGTACAAGGTAGTCAACATAAAGCCCATCGTCGATGAGTTCGAGAGGGCCGTTGGAAGGCTCGACACAAAGAGCAGGGGAAACATCATGGCCAGAACGAGGATGGTCCTTCTGTATGCCCACGCCAACGCCATGAACCGTCTCGTCCTCGGAACCAGCAACAGGAGCGAGTTTCTGACGGGATACTTCACGAAATGGGGTGACGGTGCCAGTGACTACGCCCCCCTCATAAACCTCTATAAGACAGAAGTATGGGAGATAGCAAAGCTCCTTGGAGTTCCGGAGAGGATAATCACAAAGAAGCCCTCAGCAGGACTGTGGGGGGGACAGACGGACGAGGACGAGCTCGGGATAAGCTACCGCCTCCTTGATGAGATACTCTGGCGCATGGTTGACCTTGGAATGGAGAAGGATGAAATAGCGAGGGAGCTTGGAATAAGCATCGAGAGGGTCGAATACGTCGAGAGACTTGTGAGGGGCAGCGAGCACAAGCGTCGCTTACCGGTTGGCCCCGTCCTCTGA